In Procambarus clarkii isolate CNS0578487 chromosome 82, FALCON_Pclarkii_2.0, whole genome shotgun sequence, one genomic interval encodes:
- the LOC138358287 gene encoding uncharacterized protein DKFZp434B061-like, with protein MYPCLTHPSGLTCLTHPPGLTCLTHPSGLTCLTHPSGLTCLTHPPGLTCLTHPPGLTCLTHPPGLTCLTHPPGLTCLTHPPGLTCLTHPPGLTCLTSSRTHMLDTSSRIHMPDTSSRTHMPDTSSRTHLLDTSSRTHLPDTSSRTHMPDTSFRTHMPDTSFRTHMPDTSFRTHLPDTSSRTHMLDTSSRAHMPDTSSRTHLPDTSSRTHMPDTSSRTYMLGTSSRTHLPDTSSRTHMPDTSSRTHMPDTSSRTHMLDILQDSHA; from the coding sequence ATGTACCCATGCTTGACACATCCTTCAGGACTTACCTGCCTGACACATCCTCCAGGACTCACATGTCTGACACATCCTTCAGGACTCACATGCCTGACACATCCTTCAGGACTCACCTGCCTGACACATCCTCCAGGACTCACATGCTTGACACATCCTCCAGGACTCACATGCCTGACACATCCTCCAGGACTCACCTGCCTGACACATCCTCCAGGACTCACATGCCTGACACATCCTCCAGGACTCACATGCCTGACACATCCTCCAGGACTCACATGCTTGACATCCTCCAGGACTCACATGCTTGACACATCCTCCAGGATTCACATGCCTGACACATCCTCCAGGACTCACATGCCTGACACATCCTCCAGGACTCACCTGCTTGACACATCCTCCAGGACTCACCTGCCTGACACATCCTCCAGGACTCACATGCCTGACACATCCTTCAGGACTCACATGCCTGACACATCCTTCAGGACTCACATGCCTGACACATCCTTCAGGACTCACCTGCCTGACACATCCTCCAGGACTCACATGCTTGACACATCCTCCAGGGCTCACATGCCTGACACATCCTCCAGGACTCACCTGCCTGACACATCCTCCAGGACTCACATGCCTGACACATCCTCCAGGACTTACATGCTTGGCACATCCTCCAGGACTCACCTGCCTGACACATCCTCCAGGACTCACATGCCTGACACATCCTCCAGGACTCACATGCCTGACACATCCTCCAGGACTCACATGCTTGACATCCTCCAGGACTCACATGCTTGA
- the LOC123764184 gene encoding putative uncharacterized protein ENSP00000383309 — MPDTSSRTHMPDTSSRTHLPDTSSRTHLPDTSSRTHMPDTSSRTHMLDTSFRTHLPDTSSRTHMLDTSSRTHMPDTSSRTHLPDTSSRTHMLDTSSRTHMPDTSSRTHLPDTSSRTHMLDTSSRTHMPDTSFRTHLPDTSSRTHLPDTSSWTHMPDTSSRTHMLDTSSRTHMPDTSFRTHLPDTSSRTHLPDSPRQGSE; from the coding sequence ATGCCTGACACATCCTCCAGGACTCACATGCCTGACACATCCTCCAGGACTCACCTGCCTGACACATCCTCCAGGACTCACCTGCCTGACACATCCTCCAGGACTCACATGCCTGACACATCCTCCAGGACTCACATGCTCGACACATCCTTCAGGACTCACCTGCCTGACACATCCTCCAGGACTCACATGCTTGACACATCCTCCAGGACTCACATGCCTGACACATCCTCCAGGACTCACCTGCCTGACACATCCTCCAGGACTCACATGCTTGACACATCCTCCAGGACTCACATGCCTGACACATCCTCCAGGACTCACCTGCCTGACACATCCTCCAGGACTCACATGCTTGACACATCCTCCAGGACTCACATGCCTGACACATCCTTCAGGACTCACCTGCCTGACACATCCTCCAGGACTCACCTGCCTGACACATCCTCCTGGACTCACATGCCTGACACATCCTCCAGGACTCACATGCTTGACACATCCTCCAGGACTCACATGCCTGACACATCCTTCAGGACTCACCTGCCTGACACATCCTCCAGGACTCACCTGCCTGACTcacctaggcaaggaagtgaatga